The Streptomyces phaeolivaceus genome has a window encoding:
- a CDS encoding NAD(P)/FAD-dependent oxidoreductase: protein MREILIVGGGYAGFYTAWGLEKAVRAGEARVTVVDPRPYMTYQPFLPEVTAGSVEARHAAVSLRRHLRRTRLVAGSVTEIRHKDRAVTVRPADGAAYELRYDILVVTAGAVTRTFPVPGVAERAIGLKHVEEAVAIRDRLLTAFDQAASLPPGPARRKLLTVTFVGGGFSGVEGFGELLSLATAMLKYYPELGPEDLSFHLVEARDRILPEVSDGPGEWVVRSLERRGARVHLDTQLVSAVDGHVVLSDGEEFDSELIVWTAGNASNPVVHNHTDLPVDERGLLVVRPDLRVGTASEPLPDVWAAGDDAAVPDLALPIPGARTVPNAQHAVRQGKRLAKNIAADLRGRRIRDYRHGSLGVVATLGLGRGIFQYRRLVIKGLPAWLMHRGYHVLAVPTWERKIRVLSVWLTAAVFGRDLVSLASVQHPREAFVTSADTRPAPLSGAHHGRE from the coding sequence ATGCGTGAGATCCTGATCGTCGGCGGCGGCTACGCGGGCTTCTACACCGCGTGGGGCCTGGAGAAGGCGGTGCGGGCGGGCGAGGCCCGGGTGACGGTCGTCGACCCGCGCCCGTACATGACGTACCAGCCCTTCCTGCCGGAGGTGACGGCAGGTTCGGTCGAGGCACGCCATGCCGCCGTGTCGCTGCGGCGTCATCTGCGCAGGACCCGGCTGGTCGCGGGGAGCGTGACCGAGATTCGGCACAAGGACCGGGCGGTCACGGTCCGCCCGGCGGACGGCGCCGCGTACGAACTGCGCTACGACATCCTCGTCGTCACCGCCGGCGCCGTGACGCGGACGTTCCCCGTTCCCGGGGTGGCGGAGCGGGCCATCGGGCTGAAGCACGTGGAGGAGGCGGTGGCCATTCGCGACCGGCTGCTGACCGCGTTCGACCAGGCGGCGTCCCTGCCGCCCGGCCCCGCGCGGCGGAAGCTGCTCACCGTCACCTTCGTGGGCGGCGGCTTCTCCGGGGTGGAGGGCTTCGGCGAACTGCTGTCGCTGGCGACCGCGATGCTCAAGTACTACCCGGAGCTGGGCCCGGAGGACCTGTCCTTCCATCTGGTCGAGGCCCGGGACCGCATCCTGCCCGAGGTGAGCGACGGACCGGGGGAGTGGGTGGTTCGCTCCCTGGAACGCCGGGGCGCCCGGGTGCACCTGGACACCCAGCTCGTCTCCGCCGTGGACGGGCATGTCGTGCTGTCCGACGGCGAGGAGTTCGACTCGGAGCTGATCGTGTGGACGGCGGGCAACGCCTCCAACCCGGTCGTGCACAACCACACGGACCTCCCGGTGGACGAGCGGGGCCTGCTGGTGGTCCGGCCCGATCTCCGGGTGGGCACGGCGAGCGAACCGCTGCCGGACGTCTGGGCGGCGGGCGACGACGCGGCCGTACCCGACCTGGCCCTGCCGATCCCGGGGGCACGGACGGTGCCGAACGCCCAGCACGCCGTACGCCAGGGCAAGCGCCTCGCCAAGAACATCGCCGCCGATCTGCGGGGAAGGAGGATCCGCGACTACCGCCACGGCAGCCTGGGCGTGGTGGCGACGCTGGGGCTGGGGCGCGGCATCTTCCAGTACCGGAGGCTCGTCATCAAGGGGCTCCCCGCCTGGCTGATGCACCGGGGCTATCACGTCCTGGCCGTGCCCACCTGGGAGCGCAAGATCCGGGTGCTCTCCGTCTGGCTCACCGCGGCCGTGTTCGGCCGGGACCTCGTCTCCCTCGCCTCCGTCCAGCACCCACGGGAGGCCTTCGTCACCAGCGCCGACACACGACCCGCCCCCCTCTCAGGAGCACACCATGGACGCGAGTGA
- a CDS encoding ABC transporter permease, translating to MTPDDRAHGAAAWIRELGLGIRFAAAGGREGWGRTVLTAIGVALGVALLLLATSTPNVLSARTERGNARQPSNVASETSVPRSDTSFVWDSGDTDFRSDRVGGLLLRAEGARAPAPPGVKEIPAPGDMVVSPALRELLDSPEGALLKERLDHRIVGTIAPTGLLDANELRYYAGTDRISVEGGSVRAARFGYVPGHDSFNALLYVLVVTMCAVLLVPVGIFIATAVRFGGDRRDRRLAALRLVGADRRTVARIAAGEALFGSVLGVALGAGIFLVARQAAAYVRLWDVGAHPGDIVPPLGLALLVAVAVPLASVVVTLSAMRSISVEPLGVVRSVRPRRRRLWWRLLPPALGLAVLLLSDRVVSESQEIGTLPVAAGVTLVLIGLAGLLPWLVEAVVAPLRGGPVPWQLAVRRLQLSSGSASRAVSGIMVATAGAIVLQLMFGAMQQGFMNPSGGGGGGGSGSAGAAAARTPDVTLVSENGDAATTSRLEEGLRRTPGVTTAFAYTEAYASAGERAVTSLTVGDCAQLRKMARLPSCRDGDTFVAHNPGDTVGARAVDEAARPGKAVTLDDYTSGSAREIRWTLPVDSPVVPTVPDPLGERHDGILATPGALPDGPLPGAFTWAGAHTDSAVADVADEIRNTAAEVDPTLTVRERQNRQRDKDYESVQTGLFVGGTLMLILIAASMLVSQIEQLRERRHLLSVLVAFGTRRSTLAWSVLWQTAVPVVVSTLLASVGGLTLGRVMLGMLGKEAADPWVFLPYAGVGGALVLLVTLVSLPPLWRMMRPQGLRTE from the coding sequence ATGACCCCCGACGACCGCGCGCACGGCGCCGCGGCGTGGATCCGTGAACTCGGCCTGGGCATACGCTTCGCCGCGGCCGGGGGCCGCGAGGGCTGGGGCAGGACCGTCCTCACCGCCATCGGGGTGGCGCTCGGCGTCGCGCTGCTGCTGCTCGCCACGTCCACGCCGAACGTCCTGTCCGCGCGTACCGAGCGCGGCAACGCCCGTCAGCCGTCCAATGTCGCGTCGGAGACCTCGGTACCGCGCTCGGACACCTCCTTCGTGTGGGACTCGGGTGACACCGACTTCCGGTCCGACCGTGTCGGCGGACTGCTGCTGCGCGCCGAGGGCGCCCGCGCGCCCGCTCCGCCCGGCGTCAAGGAGATCCCCGCGCCCGGCGACATGGTGGTCTCCCCGGCACTGCGGGAGTTGCTGGACTCGCCCGAGGGCGCCTTGCTCAAGGAGCGTCTGGACCACCGGATCGTGGGCACCATCGCCCCCACCGGTCTGCTCGACGCGAACGAACTGCGCTACTACGCGGGCACGGACCGCATCAGTGTCGAGGGCGGGTCCGTGCGCGCCGCGCGCTTCGGATACGTCCCGGGCCACGATTCGTTCAACGCCCTGCTCTATGTGCTGGTGGTGACGATGTGCGCCGTGCTGCTGGTGCCCGTCGGCATCTTCATCGCCACGGCGGTGCGTTTCGGGGGCGACCGCAGGGACCGGCGGCTGGCCGCGCTGCGCCTGGTCGGCGCGGACCGTCGTACGGTCGCCCGGATCGCCGCCGGTGAGGCCCTCTTCGGTTCGGTTCTCGGGGTCGCCCTGGGCGCCGGGATCTTCCTGGTGGCCCGTCAGGCGGCGGCGTACGTACGGCTGTGGGACGTCGGTGCCCACCCGGGCGACATCGTCCCGCCGCTCGGCCTGGCCCTGCTCGTGGCCGTCGCGGTGCCGCTGGCCTCGGTCGTGGTGACACTGTCCGCGATGCGATCGATATCCGTGGAGCCACTGGGTGTCGTCCGCAGCGTCCGCCCGCGCCGCAGGCGGCTGTGGTGGCGGCTGCTGCCGCCGGCCCTGGGCCTGGCGGTACTGCTGCTCTCCGACCGGGTCGTCTCGGAGTCGCAGGAGATCGGTACGCTCCCCGTCGCCGCCGGCGTGACGCTGGTGCTGATCGGCCTGGCGGGGCTCCTGCCGTGGCTGGTCGAGGCGGTGGTGGCCCCGCTGCGGGGCGGTCCCGTGCCCTGGCAACTGGCCGTGCGGCGACTGCAGTTGTCAAGCGGATCGGCGTCTCGCGCGGTCAGCGGCATCATGGTGGCCACGGCGGGCGCGATCGTGCTGCAGCTGATGTTCGGCGCGATGCAGCAGGGTTTCATGAACCCCTCCGGCGGCGGCGGAGGAGGGGGCAGCGGCAGTGCGGGGGCCGCCGCCGCCCGCACCCCGGACGTCACCCTCGTGTCGGAGAACGGGGACGCCGCCACCACCTCGCGGTTGGAGGAGGGGCTGCGTCGTACGCCGGGTGTGACGACGGCGTTCGCCTACACGGAGGCGTACGCGAGCGCCGGCGAGCGGGCGGTGACGTCCCTGACCGTGGGCGACTGCGCCCAGCTGCGGAAGATGGCCCGTCTGCCCTCGTGCCGCGACGGTGACACCTTCGTCGCGCACAACCCCGGTGACACCGTGGGCGCTCGGGCCGTCGACGAGGCGGCCAGGCCCGGCAAGGCGGTCACCCTCGACGACTACACCTCCGGTTCGGCCCGCGAGATCCGCTGGACCCTCCCGGTGGACAGCCCCGTCGTCCCGACCGTGCCCGATCCGCTCGGTGAGCGGCACGACGGGATCCTGGCCACCCCGGGCGCGCTGCCGGACGGTCCCCTGCCGGGGGCCTTCACCTGGGCGGGTGCGCACACCGATTCCGCTGTGGCCGACGTGGCGGACGAGATCCGCAACACGGCCGCCGAGGTCGACCCGACCCTCACGGTGCGGGAGCGGCAGAACCGGCAGCGCGACAAGGACTACGAGTCGGTCCAGACGGGTCTGTTCGTCGGCGGCACACTGATGCTGATCCTGATCGCCGCGAGCATGCTGGTGTCGCAGATCGAGCAACTCCGGGAGCGCAGGCACCTGTTGTCGGTCCTGGTGGCGTTCGGGACCCGGCGCTCCACGCTGGCCTGGTCGGTTCTCTGGCAGACCGCCGTCCCGGTCGTCGTCAGCACCCTGCTCGCCTCCGTCGGCGGCCTGACGCTGGGTCGTGTGATGCTCGGCATGCTGGGCAAGGAGGCCGCGGACCCGTGGGTCTTCCTGCCCTACGCCGGGGTGGGCGGAGCGCTGGTCCTGCTCGTCACCCTGGTGAGCCTGCCACCACTGTGGCGGATGATGCGCCCGCAGGGCCTGCGCACCGAGTGA
- a CDS encoding WhiB family transcriptional regulator produces MAAGRGDESLYWRERAACLRVDPDLFFPIGVSGPTLVQVEEAKAVCRRCPVARRCLDWALRTGQVEGVWGGTTESERRAMRRRGPFRTVHEWRQGHG; encoded by the coding sequence ATGGCCGCTGGACGAGGAGACGAAAGCCTGTACTGGCGCGAACGGGCGGCCTGCCTCCGCGTCGATCCCGATCTGTTCTTCCCGATAGGCGTGAGCGGTCCGACGCTCGTCCAGGTCGAGGAGGCCAAGGCGGTCTGCCGCCGATGCCCCGTCGCGCGGCGCTGCCTCGACTGGGCGCTGCGGACGGGACAGGTGGAGGGCGTCTGGGGTGGCACGACGGAGAGCGAACGCCGTGCGATGAGACGACGCGGGCCCTTTCGAACGGTTCATGAATGGCGGCAGGGACATGGATGA
- a CDS encoding cation-translocating P-type ATPase, with amino-acid sequence MATLDGKTASESAHADPATEDPATEEPARVADRLGVLPGVGLSTGQVAERTDVWGANRLSAPARRPEWLKFLDQFRNWLIVILLIAAVVAGAIGDIRDAVVITVVLQINAVLGYWQERRAERSLEALRRMLVPMAKVRRDGTEQMVRAQALVPGDVVLLEAGDRVPADGRLTVAETVEVDEAALTGESQPVAKSVTAVDRASTAAVPLAERTSMLFMNTALTRGRAEMLVTATGMRTEVGAIAEALRTGTEPPSPLQVQLDSLGRRLAVLSGVAVVAYALSAWIRGEPLSDIALQAVALAVAAIPEGLPAVLALTLALGVRRMARRGAIVKRLASVESLGAATVVCSDKTGTLTLNEMTARTLWTGGRLYDVTGEGYGTTGTLRLHGGDGTSPAGDTSLTGDIVLPDATHPAHDLRDTVLPFALCNDARLTGGYFIGDPTEAALVVLAAKAGVDADRARTELPRVGELPFDGATKYMATFHTEPDGRTRVHVKGAVDVLLGMCADVLTEDGVRALDEAHRDEVLAVTARFGGAGLRVLGAATALMESAPSTVDPVVLPGLTLVSIAGIADPPRPQARDAIALCRTAGVAVKMITGDHADTAAAIARELDIPGRVVTGAELDRMTERDITERVDDIGVFARVAPEHKVVIVRALTDRGHVVAMTGDGVNDAAALKAAHIGVAMGVTGTDVAKEAADMVLTDDDFSTIVRAVHEGRAIYANIVKFVRFQLATNIGAILTLLSASLAGLPSPLTAAQLLWINIIMDGPPAMALAVDPARDDVMRRPPRDPGERILDARRLLAIGWAGAVMAAGTVTLFAVARAYVDADTALTMAFTTFVLFQPFNALSARGDDGPVLGRFQFRNRALWLCLAGVVAVQIAVVQLPWAGTVFGTVPLTAAQWAVCLGTAATVLLAESALRAARSATRGGTTVVTPSHTDLSR; translated from the coding sequence ATGGCGACGCTGGACGGGAAAACCGCGAGCGAGAGCGCGCACGCGGACCCCGCCACCGAGGACCCCGCCACCGAGGAGCCCGCCCGGGTGGCGGACCGGCTCGGCGTCCTCCCGGGGGTGGGCCTGAGCACGGGGCAGGTCGCCGAGCGCACGGACGTCTGGGGCGCCAACCGGCTGTCCGCACCGGCCCGTCGGCCGGAGTGGCTGAAGTTCCTGGACCAGTTCCGCAACTGGCTCATCGTCATCCTGCTGATCGCCGCCGTGGTGGCCGGAGCCATCGGCGACATCCGGGACGCGGTGGTGATCACCGTCGTTCTGCAGATCAACGCCGTCCTCGGCTACTGGCAGGAGCGACGGGCCGAACGCAGCCTGGAGGCGCTGCGCCGGATGCTGGTACCCATGGCGAAGGTGCGCCGCGACGGCACCGAACAGATGGTGCGGGCCCAGGCCCTCGTCCCCGGCGACGTCGTCCTGCTGGAGGCGGGCGACCGCGTACCGGCGGACGGCAGACTCACCGTCGCGGAGACGGTCGAGGTGGACGAGGCCGCCCTGACCGGGGAGTCCCAGCCGGTCGCCAAGAGCGTCACGGCCGTCGACCGCGCCTCGACCGCCGCGGTGCCGCTCGCCGAGCGCACCAGCATGCTGTTCATGAACACCGCGCTGACCCGGGGCCGTGCCGAGATGCTCGTCACCGCCACCGGGATGCGCACCGAAGTCGGCGCCATAGCCGAGGCGTTGCGCACCGGGACGGAACCGCCGAGCCCGCTCCAGGTCCAACTGGACAGCCTGGGACGGCGACTGGCGGTGCTGAGCGGAGTCGCGGTCGTCGCCTACGCGCTGAGCGCATGGATACGCGGCGAGCCGCTCTCGGACATCGCGTTGCAGGCCGTGGCGCTCGCCGTCGCCGCGATCCCCGAGGGACTGCCCGCCGTACTGGCCCTCACACTGGCCCTCGGCGTGCGCCGCATGGCCCGGCGCGGCGCCATCGTCAAGCGCCTCGCCTCGGTGGAGTCCCTCGGCGCGGCCACGGTCGTGTGCAGCGACAAGACCGGCACCCTCACCCTCAACGAGATGACCGCACGCACACTGTGGACCGGGGGCAGGCTCTACGACGTCACGGGGGAGGGGTACGGCACGACCGGCACCCTCCGCCTCCACGGCGGGGACGGCACCTCTCCCGCCGGAGACACCTCGCTCACCGGCGACATCGTCCTCCCCGACGCCACGCACCCCGCCCACGACCTCCGCGACACGGTGCTCCCCTTCGCCCTGTGCAACGACGCCCGCCTGACCGGCGGTTACTTCATCGGTGATCCGACGGAGGCCGCGCTGGTCGTGCTGGCGGCCAAGGCCGGGGTGGACGCCGACCGGGCGCGCACCGAACTGCCCCGGGTGGGCGAGCTGCCGTTCGACGGGGCCACCAAGTACATGGCCACCTTCCACACCGAACCGGACGGTCGTACGAGGGTCCATGTGAAGGGCGCGGTCGACGTCCTGCTGGGCATGTGCGCCGACGTGCTCACCGAGGACGGCGTACGCGCCCTCGACGAAGCGCACCGCGACGAGGTCCTCGCCGTGACGGCACGGTTCGGCGGCGCCGGACTACGGGTGCTGGGCGCGGCCACGGCCCTGATGGAGAGCGCCCCGAGCACGGTCGACCCGGTCGTCCTGCCCGGCCTGACCCTGGTGTCGATCGCCGGGATCGCCGATCCGCCCCGCCCGCAGGCCCGGGACGCGATCGCGCTGTGCCGCACGGCCGGGGTCGCCGTGAAGATGATCACCGGTGACCACGCCGACACGGCGGCGGCGATCGCCCGCGAACTGGACATCCCGGGCCGGGTCGTGACGGGCGCCGAGCTGGACCGGATGACGGAACGGGACATCACCGAACGCGTCGACGACATCGGTGTGTTCGCCCGGGTCGCCCCCGAACACAAGGTGGTGATCGTACGGGCGCTGACCGACCGGGGACATGTCGTCGCCATGACCGGCGACGGGGTCAACGACGCCGCCGCGCTCAAGGCCGCCCATATCGGCGTGGCCATGGGCGTCACCGGAACGGACGTGGCCAAGGAAGCCGCCGACATGGTCCTCACCGACGACGACTTCTCCACGATCGTGCGCGCCGTCCACGAAGGACGGGCCATCTACGCCAACATCGTCAAGTTCGTCCGCTTCCAGCTGGCCACCAACATCGGCGCCATCCTCACCCTGCTCAGCGCCTCCCTCGCCGGACTGCCCTCCCCGCTCACCGCGGCCCAACTCCTGTGGATCAACATCATCATGGACGGTCCGCCCGCGATGGCCCTGGCCGTCGACCCCGCCCGGGACGATGTGATGCGCCGCCCGCCGCGCGACCCGGGCGAACGGATTCTGGACGCCCGCCGACTCCTCGCCATCGGCTGGGCCGGTGCGGTCATGGCCGCGGGCACCGTCACACTGTTCGCCGTCGCCCGCGCGTACGTCGACGCGGACACCGCCCTCACCATGGCGTTCACCACGTTCGTGCTGTTCCAGCCGTTCAACGCGCTGAGCGCCCGAGGGGACGACGGCCCGGTCCTGGGCCGCTTCCAGTTCCGCAACCGCGCGCTCTGGCTGTGCCTGGCCGGTGTCGTCGCCGTACAGATCGCCGTCGTCCAACTGCCCTGGGCGGGAACGGTCTTCGGCACCGTCCCGCTCACCGCCGCCCAATGGGCCGTGTGCCTGGGCACCGCCGCCACCGTGCTCCTCGCCGAGTCCGCCCTGCGCGCCGCACGGTCGGCGACGCGAGGCGGTACCACCGTTGTCACACCGTCACACACCGACCTGTCCAGGTGA
- a CDS encoding sigma-70 family RNA polymerase sigma factor: MTFSGDRRPTDPEPSPATSDLEEAVSVFVQHRKRLFGIAYRVLGSAAEAEDVVQEVWLRWQRTDRSVVISPVAFLSSTTTRLAINVAQSARVRRETYIGPWLPEPVDTSSDPELGAQRAEALELAMLLVLERLSPTERAAYVLREAFDYAYPEIAAILRLSLVNVRKIVSRARKHLSEEQRGSVDTAEHRRLLDVFVAAARTGDVASLEALLTPDTVSLSDGNGMRGCARIPVRGRSRVAKMVTYTKLWRDAEPRFVDANGSTGVLISRADEPVAFLTVAASPAGIHQLMWVFSPSKIDAFLASRTRSARPHHVSDDCI; this comes from the coding sequence GTGACTTTCAGCGGAGACCGCAGGCCGACGGATCCCGAACCGTCCCCCGCCACGAGCGATCTCGAAGAAGCAGTGTCCGTCTTCGTCCAGCACCGCAAGCGTCTCTTCGGCATCGCCTACCGCGTCCTCGGCAGCGCGGCCGAGGCCGAGGACGTGGTCCAGGAGGTGTGGCTGCGCTGGCAGCGCACCGACCGTTCCGTGGTGATCAGCCCCGTCGCCTTCCTCTCCAGCACGACCACCCGGCTGGCCATCAACGTCGCGCAGTCCGCGCGGGTGCGCCGGGAGACGTACATCGGACCGTGGCTGCCCGAGCCCGTCGACACCAGCTCCGACCCGGAGTTGGGAGCCCAGCGCGCCGAGGCCCTCGAACTGGCCATGCTGCTGGTGCTGGAGAGACTCAGCCCCACGGAACGCGCCGCCTACGTGCTGCGCGAGGCGTTCGACTACGCCTATCCGGAGATCGCCGCGATCCTCCGCCTCAGTCTCGTCAACGTACGGAAGATAGTCAGCCGTGCGCGCAAGCATCTCTCCGAGGAGCAGCGGGGAAGCGTGGACACGGCCGAACACCGGCGCCTGCTCGACGTGTTCGTCGCGGCGGCCCGCACCGGGGACGTGGCCTCGCTGGAGGCCCTGCTCACCCCCGACACCGTCAGCCTGTCCGACGGCAACGGGATGCGGGGCTGTGCCCGTATCCCCGTACGGGGCCGGTCCCGGGTGGCCAAGATGGTGACGTACACCAAGCTCTGGCGGGACGCGGAGCCCCGGTTCGTCGACGCCAACGGCAGTACGGGGGTGCTGATCAGCCGGGCGGACGAGCCCGTCGCGTTCCTGACCGTGGCGGCCTCGCCCGCGGGCATCCACCAGTTGATGTGGGTGTTCAGCCCGAGCAAGATCGACGCGTTCCTCGCCTCCCGTACCCGCTCCGCGCGCCCCCACCATGTGTCCGACGACTGCATATGA
- the qcrB gene encoding cytochrome bc1 complex cytochrome b subunit — MDDGSRENSSLEGGPQEKEARAGGRGEKLAEWADGRLGIHRLVRERTRRVFPDHWSFLLGEICLYSFVVIVITGVYLTFYFHPSMEPVEYQGSYAPLRGRLVSEAFNSTMHISFEVRGGLLIRQAHHWAALVFVAAMLVHMMRVFFTGAFRKPRELNWLFGFSLLILGMFGGLTGYDLPDDLLSGTGLAVVNGTILSIPIVGTCLSMFLFGGEFPGHDLVARFHAIHVLLIPALMVVLIVVHLLLVLYHRHTQNPGPGRNGKNVVGLPFKVRAVKSGGFFFLVSGVIFVMAAVAQINPVWLYGPYRADQVSAGSQPDWYMGVADGLLRVMPGWEIAFWGHTLALDNLIPLLVGVGLFLALGAYPFVEAWATGDDREQHLLDRPRNRPVRTALGVAWLSFYLVALVGAANDIIAIRFHVSVNAVTWAVRIGLFAVPVAAYVLTKRWALGLQRRDRDKVLHGRETGIVKRLPHGEFVEVHEPLSQEQLHALTQHEQFTPITARPSVNGAGPDTAGPDTATPVTLSTATPHPGPRPAQRLRARISRGLYGEGTQIIKPTEQEYSRRRHTEPAPDAPGHPSELP, encoded by the coding sequence ATGGATGACGGGTCTCGGGAAAACTCTTCCCTGGAAGGCGGGCCTCAAGAAAAGGAGGCGCGGGCCGGCGGAAGAGGCGAGAAGCTCGCAGAATGGGCCGACGGACGCTTGGGCATCCACCGCCTGGTCAGAGAGAGAACCCGCCGGGTCTTCCCCGACCACTGGTCGTTCCTGCTGGGCGAGATATGCCTCTACAGCTTCGTCGTCATCGTCATCACCGGTGTGTATCTGACGTTTTATTTCCACCCCTCGATGGAGCCGGTGGAATACCAGGGCAGTTACGCACCACTGCGGGGGCGGTTGGTGTCGGAGGCCTTCAATTCGACGATGCACATCTCCTTCGAGGTCCGGGGCGGTCTGCTGATCCGGCAGGCCCACCACTGGGCGGCGCTGGTCTTCGTCGCCGCGATGCTGGTGCACATGATGCGGGTGTTCTTCACGGGCGCTTTCCGCAAGCCCCGCGAACTCAACTGGCTCTTCGGATTCTCGCTGCTGATCCTCGGCATGTTCGGCGGACTGACGGGATACGACCTGCCGGACGACCTGCTCTCCGGAACCGGACTGGCCGTCGTGAACGGAACGATCCTCTCCATCCCGATCGTCGGCACCTGTCTCTCGATGTTCCTGTTCGGCGGAGAGTTCCCGGGCCATGATCTGGTGGCCCGTTTCCACGCGATCCATGTCCTGCTCATTCCGGCCCTGATGGTCGTACTGATCGTCGTCCATCTGCTGCTCGTCCTCTACCACCGGCACACCCAGAACCCGGGCCCCGGACGCAACGGAAAGAACGTCGTGGGTCTGCCGTTCAAGGTCCGCGCCGTGAAATCCGGCGGATTCTTCTTCCTGGTCTCCGGTGTCATCTTCGTGATGGCCGCGGTCGCGCAGATCAACCCCGTGTGGCTCTACGGCCCCTACCGCGCCGACCAGGTCTCGGCCGGATCGCAGCCGGACTGGTACATGGGCGTCGCCGACGGCCTGCTGCGGGTCATGCCGGGCTGGGAGATCGCGTTCTGGGGCCACACCCTGGCCCTGGACAACCTGATCCCGCTGCTGGTGGGCGTCGGTCTCTTCCTCGCCCTGGGCGCGTATCCGTTCGTCGAGGCCTGGGCGACCGGCGACGACCGGGAACAGCACCTCCTCGACCGCCCGCGCAACCGGCCGGTGCGCACGGCGCTCGGCGTCGCGTGGCTCAGCTTCTATCTGGTCGCCCTGGTCGGCGCCGCGAACGACATCATCGCCATCCGCTTCCATGTCTCGGTCAACGCGGTGACCTGGGCGGTGCGCATCGGCCTGTTCGCCGTACCCGTCGCGGCCTACGTCCTGACGAAGCGGTGGGCGCTCGGGCTGCAGCGCCGGGACCGGGACAAGGTGCTGCACGGCCGCGAGACCGGCATCGTCAAGCGGCTGCCCCACGGTGAGTTCGTCGAGGTGCACGAGCCGCTCAGCCAGGAACAGCTCCATGCCCTCACCCAGCACGAGCAGTTCACGCCGATCACCGCCCGTCCGTCCGTGAACGGCGCGGGCCCGGACACGGCGGGCCCGGACACCGCGACCCCGGTGACCCTGTCCACGGCGACCCCGCACCCGGGCCCCCGCCCCGCCCAGCGCCTGCGGGCCAGGATCAGCCGGGGCCTCTATGGCGAAGGCACCCAGATCATCAAGCCGACCGAGCAGGAGTACAGCCGGCGTCGGCACACAGAACCCGCTCCAGACGCCCCAGGTCACCCGAGTGAGCTGCCATGA
- a CDS encoding sigma-70 family RNA polymerase sigma factor family protein — translation MDHAEAVPIAELVEERRYLLDVAYWMLGSPGEAERVVDETYRRWYGLSDATRERITLPRSWLARTAGGFCLGRLATPTPADGFEGIERAEGIERAEGAAGGERAEEGAGADTAVQPVASPGAVSRVVLHALDCLSPAERAAFVLNDVFGMAPGAIADIVGRTEPECAELADQARHSLRRRRARPTTPAQQDALADAVRQACLGEDADRLASLLCPDATAFFDGGGKVRALAGPVHGDRQVAHSLLTLLAQRPRTTLTTHSVNGATGLVARYHHQVAAVISLDVADRRVVQVWVVLNPDKLRTWNRPPTVDTGSDNHR, via the coding sequence ATGGATCACGCCGAGGCGGTGCCGATCGCGGAGCTGGTCGAGGAGCGGCGGTATCTGCTGGATGTCGCGTACTGGATGCTGGGCAGCCCCGGTGAGGCGGAGCGGGTCGTCGACGAGACCTACCGGCGGTGGTACGGGCTGTCCGACGCCACGCGCGAGCGGATCACGCTCCCCCGGTCCTGGCTCGCGAGGACCGCGGGCGGCTTCTGCCTGGGCCGCCTGGCCACGCCCACCCCGGCCGACGGCTTCGAGGGAATCGAGCGGGCCGAGGGAATCGAGCGGGCCGAGGGCGCCGCGGGGGGAGAGCGGGCCGAGGAGGGCGCGGGAGCCGACACGGCCGTTCAGCCGGTCGCCTCGCCGGGTGCCGTCAGCCGGGTCGTGCTGCACGCGCTGGACTGTCTGTCGCCGGCCGAGCGGGCGGCGTTCGTGCTCAACGACGTCTTCGGGATGGCCCCCGGCGCGATCGCCGACATCGTGGGGCGTACGGAACCGGAGTGCGCCGAACTCGCCGACCAGGCCCGCCACAGTCTCCGGCGGCGCCGCGCACGCCCCACGACACCGGCCCAGCAGGACGCCCTCGCCGACGCCGTCCGCCAGGCCTGTCTGGGCGAGGACGCCGACCGGCTGGCGTCGCTGCTGTGCCCGGACGCCACCGCGTTCTTCGACGGCGGCGGCAAGGTGCGTGCGCTGGCCGGACCCGTCCACGGCGACCGACAGGTGGCCCACAGCCTGCTGACCCTTCTCGCCCAGCGCCCGCGCACCACCCTCACCACCCACTCCGTCAACGGCGCCACCGGCCTCGTCGCCCGCTATCACCACCAGGTCGCCGCCGTCATCAGCCTCGACGTGGCCGATCGCCGGGTCGTCCAGGTCTGGGTGGTGCTCAACCCCGACAAGCTCCGCACCTGGAACCGGCCGCCCACCGTCGACACAGGAAGTGACAACCACCGTTGA